One segment of Marvinbryantia formatexigens DSM 14469 DNA contains the following:
- the hisS gene encoding histidine--tRNA ligase, translated as MSLKKKPVTGMKDITPREMEIRDYVIGLIKETYGKFGFSSIETPCVEHIENLSSKQGGENEKLIFKILKRGEKLKLETAQCEADLVDGGLRYDLTVPLSRYYSNNANELPAPFKALQMGNVWRADRPQRGRYRQFMQCDIDILGEPSILAEIELILATSTLVGKLDFENFTIRINDRRILKAMAAYSGFAPESYDTVFIILDKMDKIGLEGVAQELKKEGFAEEAVQTYLGLFEKVTGDLAGVRFLRQTLAGVLEESVAADLETIIESVEAVKNAKFNIVFDPTLVRGMSYYTGPIFEISIDGFGGSVGGGGRYDEMIGRFTGNPTPACGFSIGFERIVMLLLEKDFQIPGKAEKTAFLIEKGMPEDKLLDVFREAEKRRAEGVCVSMNMMKKNKKFQKEQLASEGYTEIVEFFK; from the coding sequence ATGAGCCTGAAAAAGAAGCCGGTTACCGGTATGAAGGATATTACCCCGCGGGAAATGGAAATCCGCGATTATGTGATTGGACTGATTAAGGAAACCTATGGAAAATTCGGCTTTTCTTCCATAGAGACGCCGTGCGTGGAGCATATTGAAAACTTAAGCAGCAAGCAGGGCGGAGAGAATGAGAAGCTGATTTTTAAGATTCTGAAAAGAGGCGAGAAGCTGAAGCTGGAGACGGCGCAGTGCGAGGCGGATCTGGTGGACGGCGGTCTGCGCTATGATCTGACGGTGCCGCTCTCACGCTATTATTCCAACAACGCCAACGAGCTTCCGGCGCCCTTTAAGGCGCTGCAGATGGGCAATGTGTGGCGTGCGGACCGTCCGCAGCGCGGCAGATACCGCCAGTTTATGCAGTGCGATATCGATATTCTCGGCGAGCCTTCCATTCTGGCGGAGATCGAGCTGATCCTTGCCACTTCGACACTGGTCGGCAAGCTTGATTTCGAAAACTTTACTATCCGCATCAATGACCGCCGGATTCTGAAGGCGATGGCGGCGTACAGCGGATTTGCACCGGAGAGCTATGATACGGTCTTTATTATTCTGGACAAGATGGATAAGATTGGTCTGGAGGGCGTTGCCCAGGAGCTGAAAAAAGAAGGCTTTGCAGAGGAGGCGGTGCAGACCTATCTGGGGCTGTTTGAGAAGGTGACCGGCGACCTTGCGGGCGTCCGTTTCCTGCGTCAGACACTGGCGGGCGTTCTGGAGGAATCGGTTGCGGCGGATCTGGAGACTATCATTGAGAGCGTGGAAGCAGTGAAGAATGCGAAATTCAACATTGTATTCGATCCGACGCTGGTACGCGGCATGTCGTATTATACCGGACCGATTTTTGAAATCAGCATCGACGGTTTTGGCGGTTCAGTGGGCGGCGGTGGACGCTACGACGAAATGATCGGGCGCTTTACCGGAAATCCGACGCCGGCGTGCGGCTTCTCCATCGGGTTTGAGCGCATCGTGATGCTGCTTTTGGAAAAGGATTTCCAGATTCCGGGAAAAGCGGAAAAGACAGCCTTTCTCATCGAAAAGGGAATGCCGGAGGACAAGCTTCTGGACGTATTCCGCGAGGCGGAAAAGAGACGTGCAGAGGGCGTCTGCGTCAGCATGAATATGATGAAGAAAAATAAGAAATTCCAGAAGGAGCAGCTTGCTTCGGAAGGATACACGGAAATCGTGGAATTCTTTAAGTAA
- a CDS encoding HD-GYP domain-containing protein gives MEAKKYHIIQTDMQKEIMHGICVSNLACRVGRQLGLPEDTCHQLAVAGLVHDIGKLEIMKYIYSRDEGTPLHVEELRYVRTHPALGYVILNEEGYSPEIAQWILYHHENYDGSGYPSNKSGEEIPLGARILRVCDVYAALTTNRSYRGAFDSGTAVRLMIDEVKNFDMKVFLAFLEVIHENDGQPEE, from the coding sequence ATGGAAGCGAAAAAGTATCATATTATCCAGACGGACATGCAGAAGGAGATTATGCACGGAATCTGCGTGAGCAATCTCGCCTGCAGGGTGGGCAGGCAGCTCGGACTGCCGGAGGATACCTGCCATCAGCTTGCGGTCGCAGGGCTTGTCCATGATATCGGCAAGCTGGAAATCATGAAATATATTTATTCACGGGACGAGGGCACGCCGCTGCATGTGGAGGAGCTGCGCTATGTGAGGACGCATCCCGCGCTTGGCTATGTGATTTTAAATGAGGAGGGCTATTCCCCGGAAATTGCGCAGTGGATTCTGTATCATCATGAAAATTACGATGGCAGCGGATATCCGTCCAACAAATCGGGGGAGGAAATTCCTCTGGGAGCGCGGATCCTGCGGGTCTGCGATGTCTATGCGGCGCTGACGACAAACCGCTCGTACCGCGGGGCGTTTGACAGCGGGACGGCGGTGCGTCTGATGATAGATGAAGTAAAAAATTTTGACATGAAAGTATTTCTGGCGTTCCTGGAAGTGATTCATGAAAACGACGGACAGCCAGAGGAATAG
- the hemZ gene encoding coproporphyrinogen dehydrogenase HemZ, producing the protein MITVKLNKRDFEYDIHSLVRAFYPGVDVPLYLEGETQPEGFEKQLEVFYGEDGIRLIWRDADGAVLAQKERAVDDYEDRTATKNTLKALLYELLSEYTGQKLPWGNLTGIRPTKIPMGLLEQGWKNTEIADYMRKTYYTSNEKTALAISIANRERAILKDIDYQNGYSLYVGIPFCPSICLYCSFGSSPLSVWKNRVDDYLDALCREIEQTAHIWQGKTLDTVYIGGGTPTTLSPEQMQRLLEKLEECFDFSHLKEFTVEAGRPDSITAEKLQVLKKHPVTRISINPQTMNDGTLEVIGRGHTAAQTKEAFAMARQLGFDNINMDLIVGLPGEGYPEVEYTMQQVTALAPDSITVHSLALKRATRLNLFKDKYAPVSFVNSGEIMDMTARYAAQAGQFPYYLYRQKNMAGNFENVGYAREGAAGIYNILIMEEKQSILALGAGASTKIVSGGRIERIENVKDIRSYIERIDEMIARKSKIMG; encoded by the coding sequence ATGATTACGGTAAAGCTGAATAAACGGGATTTTGAATACGATATCCATTCTCTGGTAAGAGCTTTTTATCCGGGAGTGGATGTTCCTCTGTATCTGGAGGGAGAAACGCAGCCGGAGGGCTTTGAAAAACAGCTGGAGGTCTTTTACGGTGAGGATGGCATCCGGCTTATCTGGCGGGATGCGGATGGAGCTGTTCTGGCGCAGAAGGAGCGCGCGGTGGATGATTATGAGGACCGGACGGCGACGAAAAATACCCTGAAGGCGCTGCTTTATGAGCTGCTTTCCGAATATACGGGTCAGAAGCTCCCCTGGGGAAACCTCACCGGTATCCGCCCGACCAAGATTCCGATGGGACTTCTGGAGCAGGGCTGGAAGAACACGGAAATCGCGGATTATATGCGTAAGACCTATTATACCAGCAATGAAAAAACGGCGCTCGCCATTTCGATTGCCAATCGTGAACGCGCCATTTTAAAGGATATTGACTATCAGAACGGTTACAGTCTGTATGTCGGCATCCCGTTCTGTCCGAGCATCTGTCTGTACTGCTCGTTTGGCTCCAGTCCGCTGTCGGTCTGGAAGAACCGTGTGGACGATTATCTGGACGCGCTCTGCCGGGAGATTGAGCAGACAGCGCATATCTGGCAGGGGAAGACGCTGGATACCGTGTATATCGGCGGGGGAACGCCGACAACGCTCAGCCCGGAGCAGATGCAGCGGCTGCTGGAAAAGCTGGAGGAGTGCTTTGACTTCAGCCATCTGAAGGAATTTACAGTCGAGGCGGGACGTCCGGATTCCATCACGGCGGAAAAGCTGCAGGTTCTGAAAAAGCACCCTGTCACGCGCATTTCCATCAATCCGCAGACGATGAACGACGGCACGCTGGAGGTCATCGGCAGAGGGCACACGGCGGCTCAGACAAAAGAGGCGTTTGCGATGGCGCGGCAGCTTGGCTTTGATAATATCAACATGGACCTGATTGTCGGATTGCCGGGAGAGGGCTATCCGGAGGTGGAATACACCATGCAGCAGGTGACGGCGCTGGCGCCGGATTCCATCACGGTACATTCTCTGGCGCTGAAGCGGGCGACCCGTCTGAATCTTTTTAAGGATAAGTATGCGCCGGTCAGCTTCGTAAACAGCGGGGAGATTATGGATATGACAGCGCGTTATGCGGCGCAGGCGGGACAGTTTCCGTATTATCTGTACCGTCAGAAGAATATGGCGGGCAATTTTGAAAATGTCGGCTACGCGCGGGAGGGCGCAGCAGGCATATACAACATTCTGATTATGGAAGAGAAGCAGAGCATTCTGGCTCTCGGCGCCGGAGCCTCCACGAAAATCGTGTCCGGCGGAAGGATTGAACGGATTGAGAATGTCAAGGATATCCGCAGCTATATTGAGCGCATCGACGAAATGATTGCACGCAAATCAAAAATAATGGGATGA
- a CDS encoding MBL fold metallo-hydrolase, which yields MKKLRLEKKVIGMVSTNVYLAVNEETKEAFLVDPADGAELIEDWIAKAGASLKAILLTHGHFDHIGAVMKLKADLQVPVYAMQAEKTVLEDPLLNASAKFGKSFSVKGDRFLTDGAILSVAGFDITVYHTPGHTKGGACYYLPEEKVLFSGDTIFCESIGRADLPTGNGAELVRSARKILEALPEDTAIYPGHDEATSVAHERRYNPFL from the coding sequence ATGAAAAAGCTGCGGCTGGAAAAAAAGGTAATCGGCATGGTATCGACCAACGTATATCTTGCCGTCAATGAAGAGACAAAGGAAGCGTTTCTGGTAGACCCGGCGGACGGCGCGGAGCTGATTGAGGACTGGATCGCAAAGGCGGGTGCGTCTCTGAAGGCGATTCTGCTCACACACGGTCATTTCGACCACATCGGGGCGGTCATGAAGCTGAAGGCGGACCTGCAGGTGCCGGTGTATGCGATGCAGGCGGAAAAAACGGTGCTGGAGGATCCGCTTCTGAACGCTTCCGCAAAATTCGGAAAGTCGTTTTCCGTGAAGGGGGACCGCTTCCTGACGGACGGGGCAATCCTCAGTGTAGCGGGCTTTGACATCACAGTCTATCATACACCGGGGCACACGAAGGGCGGCGCCTGTTATTATCTTCCGGAGGAAAAGGTGCTTTTTTCCGGCGATACGATTTTCTGCGAGAGTATCGGGCGCGCGGATCTGCCGACCGGCAACGGCGCGGAGCTGGTGCGCTCTGCGCGGAAGATTCTGGAGGCGCTTCCGGAGGATACGGCGATTTATCCGGGACACGACGAAGCGACCAGCGTTGCGCATGAGAGGAGATACAATCCGTTCTTATGA
- a CDS encoding RelA/SpoT family protein, with protein MDVREKTTIDENEKLAEIRRVEARVKSMEDFTDPDALYQELIASIKRYHPSADTSMIEKAYKIASEAHKGQKRKSGEPYIIHPLCVAIILADLEMDKETITAGLLHDVVEDTVMTSEEIRQEFGEDVEQLVDGVTKLGQLSYSADKIEVQAENLRKMFLAMAKDIRVILIKLADRLHNMRTLKYMSPEKQKEKARETMDIYAPIAQRLGISKIKVELDDLSLKYLQPDVYYDLVEKVALRKTEREKFVQGIVDEVKKHIEDAGIRAQVDGRVKHFFSIYKKMVNQDKTIDQIYDLFAVRIIVDTVKDCYAALGVIHEMYTPIPGRFKDYIAMPKPNMYQSLHTTLIGPNGTPFEIQIRTFEMHKTAEYGIAAHWKYKEQSDGKKPDSSREEEKMTWLRQILEWQRDMSDNHEFLNLLKSDLDLFAENVYCFTPAGDVKNLPAGSTPIDFAYNVHSAVGNKMVGARVNGKLVNIDYVIQNGDRVEIITSQNSRGPSRDWLKIVKSTQAKNKINQWFKQELKEDNIIKGRELMNTYCKTKGIVLSDLTKPEFMQAVMIKYGFRDWDSVLAAIGHGGLKEGQVINRLQEEYRKKNQKELTDAQVLETIENAAGGAGKDRQKRQGSKNGIVVKGVNDVAVRFAKCCSPVPGDEIVGFVTRGRGVTIHRTDCVNMIHLPIEERARLIEAEWQATPGDVSGRFLAEIKIFGNNRTGLLVDISKIFTERKIDVLSVNSRTSKQGTATIAMAFEVESRAELDSLIAKIRQVESVLDIARTTG; from the coding sequence ATGGACGTAAGGGAAAAAACGACAATAGATGAAAACGAAAAACTGGCGGAAATCAGGCGTGTGGAGGCCCGTGTGAAAAGCATGGAGGACTTTACCGACCCGGATGCGCTCTACCAGGAGCTGATTGCGAGCATCAAAAGGTACCATCCGTCCGCGGATACTTCTATGATTGAGAAGGCATACAAAATAGCGAGCGAGGCTCATAAGGGCCAGAAACGGAAATCGGGGGAGCCGTACATTATCCACCCGCTCTGCGTGGCGATTATTCTGGCGGATCTGGAAATGGACAAAGAGACCATTACCGCGGGGCTTCTGCACGATGTCGTGGAAGATACGGTGATGACCTCGGAGGAGATACGCCAGGAGTTTGGCGAGGACGTGGAGCAGCTTGTAGATGGCGTCACAAAACTCGGACAGCTCAGTTATTCGGCAGATAAAATAGAGGTGCAGGCGGAAAACCTGCGGAAAATGTTCCTGGCGATGGCGAAGGACATCCGCGTTATTCTGATTAAGCTGGCGGACCGGCTGCACAACATGCGGACACTGAAATATATGAGTCCGGAAAAACAGAAGGAAAAGGCGCGCGAGACGATGGACATCTATGCGCCGATCGCACAGCGCCTTGGTATTTCCAAAATCAAGGTGGAGCTGGATGACCTTTCCCTGAAATACCTGCAGCCGGACGTATATTACGATTTGGTGGAAAAAGTTGCACTGCGCAAAACAGAGCGCGAAAAATTTGTGCAGGGCATTGTGGATGAGGTGAAAAAGCATATTGAGGACGCAGGCATCCGGGCACAGGTGGATGGGCGCGTAAAGCACTTTTTCAGTATCTACAAGAAAATGGTAAATCAGGACAAAACAATCGACCAGATATACGATTTGTTTGCGGTGCGCATCATTGTGGATACTGTAAAGGACTGCTATGCGGCACTCGGTGTTATCCACGAAATGTACACGCCGATTCCGGGCAGATTTAAGGACTATATCGCGATGCCGAAGCCGAACATGTATCAGTCCCTGCATACGACGCTGATTGGTCCGAACGGCACCCCGTTTGAAATCCAGATACGTACCTTCGAGATGCATAAGACGGCGGAGTACGGTATCGCGGCGCACTGGAAATATAAGGAGCAGTCCGACGGCAAAAAGCCGGACAGCAGCCGGGAAGAGGAGAAGATGACATGGCTGCGCCAGATTCTGGAATGGCAGCGGGATATGTCGGATAATCATGAATTCTTAAATCTTTTAAAGAGCGACCTGGATTTATTTGCGGAAAATGTGTACTGCTTCACACCGGCGGGCGATGTGAAAAACCTTCCGGCGGGCTCCACGCCGATTGACTTTGCCTATAATGTGCACAGCGCGGTCGGCAACAAGATGGTGGGCGCGCGCGTCAATGGAAAGCTGGTGAACATCGACTACGTAATCCAGAACGGCGACCGCGTGGAGATTATCACCTCGCAGAATTCCAGGGGACCGAGCCGCGACTGGCTGAAAATCGTAAAGAGTACGCAGGCGAAAAACAAAATCAACCAGTGGTTCAAGCAGGAGCTCAAGGAAGATAACATCATCAAGGGCCGGGAGCTGATGAACACTTACTGCAAGACAAAGGGAATTGTGCTCAGTGACCTCACAAAACCGGAGTTTATGCAGGCGGTCATGATAAAATATGGCTTCCGCGACTGGGATTCCGTTCTGGCGGCCATCGGGCATGGCGGTCTGAAGGAGGGGCAGGTAATCAACCGCCTTCAGGAGGAGTACCGGAAGAAGAACCAGAAGGAGCTGACGGACGCACAGGTTCTGGAAACGATAGAAAACGCCGCCGGCGGAGCTGGCAAAGACCGGCAGAAGAGACAGGGCAGCAAAAACGGTATCGTGGTAAAAGGCGTCAACGACGTTGCCGTGCGTTTTGCAAAGTGCTGCAGCCCGGTGCCGGGGGATGAGATCGTCGGCTTTGTGACGAGAGGGCGCGGTGTGACGATTCACCGCACGGACTGCGTAAACATGATTCATTTGCCAATCGAGGAGCGCGCGCGGCTGATCGAGGCGGAGTGGCAGGCGACGCCCGGCGATGTTTCCGGAAGATTTCTGGCGGAGATTAAAATATTCGGCAATAACCGTACCGGTTTGCTGGTGGATATTTCAAAGATATTTACGGAGCGGAAGATTGATGTGCTCAGCGTCAATTCCCGTACCAGCAAGCAGGGAACGGCGACGATTGCAATGGCATTTGAGGTGGAGAGCAGGGCAGAGCTGGATTCGCTGATTGCAAAAATCCGGCAGGTGGAAAGCGTTCTGGATATTGCCCGCACGACCGGTTAG
- a CDS encoding adenine phosphoribosyltransferase, which yields MKKSVEDYIRSIPDFPEPGIIFRDITSVLQDADGLQMAIDAMQAFINPEEVDVIAGTESRGFLFGAPIAYNLHKPFVLIRKKGKLPCATISKKYDLEYGTAEIEIHKDAIKPGQRVVIIDDLLATGGTLAACNALIEELGGVVAKNVFLIELAGLNGRKKLEGYDVKSVVCYEGK from the coding sequence ATGAAAAAGAGCGTAGAGGATTATATCAGAAGCATACCGGATTTTCCGGAACCGGGCATTATTTTCCGTGATATCACAAGTGTCCTGCAGGACGCGGACGGTCTGCAGATGGCGATTGATGCCATGCAGGCATTTATCAACCCGGAGGAAGTAGATGTGATTGCCGGAACAGAATCCAGAGGATTTCTGTTTGGAGCGCCGATTGCGTACAATCTGCATAAACCATTTGTGCTGATCCGCAAAAAAGGAAAACTCCCCTGCGCGACAATTTCAAAAAAATATGACCTGGAATACGGCACAGCAGAGATTGAGATTCACAAGGATGCCATCAAACCGGGACAGCGCGTGGTAATCATTGACGACCTGCTTGCTACCGGCGGCACCCTGGCGGCGTGCAATGCGCTGATTGAAGAGCTGGGAGGCGTTGTTGCAAAAAATGTATTCCTTATCGAGCTTGCCGGTCTGAACGGACGCAAAAAGCTGGAAGGATATGATGTAAAATCGGTGGTATGCTACGAAGGAAAATAA
- a CDS encoding sedoheptulokinase, with translation MKVIGIDIGTTTISGVVLDREADTVLAARTVENGSFMETGRSWERLQDVAVIVRKATLLLEELLEQHPDAAAIGLTGQMHGILYTDDAGRCISPLYTWQDGRGGLPTENTGADGRAGAPENIRADCGTSAEEDAGADGRAGVPENTWADCETGAVEKTGAGAPEVPRLAQRETLAEEVFRETGIEIAAGYGLLTHLYNQRHGEVPDGAARLCTIADYFAMVLTGRRYPLMHVSNAASLGFFDCGRLCFARRALRRFGIDEKLLPEVTADFAVTGYYKGIPVCAALGDNQAGFLGSVGFRKNVLLVNMGTGGQISMMTDRYIKIPDIETRPLDSGRYLLVGASLCGGRAYAILEAFFRMYAGALTGEEAPQYETMERLARSGGTGTLEVSTLFAGTRTQPGLRGSITNICEDNFTPAELIRGVMKGMAAELYEMYRKIEESTGSRAELLVASGNGLRKNALLRETFSEMFRAEICLARFEEEAACGAALSAADA, from the coding sequence ATGAAAGTAATCGGCATTGATATTGGAACAACAACCATCAGCGGTGTGGTGCTGGACAGAGAGGCAGATACCGTGCTTGCTGCCAGAACTGTGGAAAATGGAAGTTTTATGGAAACCGGGCGGTCGTGGGAGCGTCTGCAGGACGTGGCAGTGATTGTGCGCAAGGCGACACTGCTTTTGGAGGAGCTGCTGGAGCAGCATCCCGATGCGGCGGCAATCGGACTGACCGGACAGATGCATGGCATTTTATATACAGATGATGCAGGCAGATGCATAAGCCCGCTGTATACCTGGCAGGATGGAAGAGGCGGGCTGCCGACGGAAAATACGGGGGCGGACGGCAGGGCAGGCGCGCCGGAGAATATACGGGCAGACTGTGGAACAAGTGCGGAGGAAGATGCGGGAGCGGACGGCAGGGCAGGCGTGCCGGAGAATACATGGGCAGACTGTGAAACGGGTGCGGTGGAAAAGACGGGAGCAGGCGCGCCGGAAGTGCCCCGACTGGCGCAGCGGGAAACGCTGGCGGAGGAGGTTTTTCGGGAAACCGGTATAGAGATTGCGGCGGGCTATGGGCTGCTGACGCATTTATATAACCAGCGGCACGGGGAAGTTCCGGACGGTGCCGCCAGGCTGTGCACGATTGCCGATTATTTTGCAATGGTGCTTACCGGGCGCCGGTATCCGCTGATGCATGTGAGCAATGCGGCAAGCCTGGGCTTTTTCGACTGCGGGCGGCTCTGCTTTGCGCGCAGGGCGCTGCGGCGGTTCGGGATAGATGAGAAGCTTCTGCCGGAAGTGACGGCGGATTTTGCGGTGACCGGATATTATAAAGGAATTCCGGTCTGTGCGGCGCTGGGAGATAACCAGGCGGGATTTCTCGGAAGCGTGGGCTTCAGAAAAAATGTGCTGCTTGTCAATATGGGAACCGGCGGGCAGATTTCTATGATGACCGACCGTTACATAAAAATTCCGGACATTGAGACACGCCCGCTGGATAGCGGAAGATACCTGCTGGTGGGCGCTTCGCTCTGCGGCGGGAGAGCTTACGCTATTCTGGAAGCGTTTTTCCGGATGTATGCCGGAGCGCTGACCGGAGAGGAGGCGCCGCAATATGAGACGATGGAACGCCTCGCGCGCAGCGGAGGAACGGGGACGTTGGAAGTCTCGACGCTGTTTGCAGGGACGCGCACTCAGCCTGGGCTGCGGGGAAGCATCACAAATATTTGTGAGGACAATTTTACTCCGGCAGAGCTTATCCGGGGAGTGATGAAGGGTATGGCTGCAGAACTGTATGAGATGTACCGGAAAATAGAAGAGAGCACGGGCAGCCGGGCGGAGCTTCTGGTCGCTTCCGGCAATGGGCTTCGGAAAAATGCACTTCTGCGGGAAACATTTTCAGAAATGTTCCGGGCAGAAATCTGTCTTGCCAGATTTGAGGAAGAGGCGGCGTGCGGCGCGGCATTATCTGCGGCAGATGCCTGA
- a CDS encoding Uma2 family endonuclease, which translates to MNLDIKITDMSGATPNHSIFITNFVAIVHGQLKDSTCRVFPDNVQYKWKLNDGSEKTVIPDATINCQVRKRRGNSFLNAPQFVMEVLSPSTEKYDRGEKMDIYCEEEIAEYWIANLKLRQIEIYDLDYENGTTPRYYLTDTVTDENKEKLHLHQFPHIKIDFDELFDGVE; encoded by the coding sequence ATGAACCTTGATATAAAAATAACAGATATGTCTGGAGCTACACCGAATCATTCTATTTTCATTACAAATTTCGTTGCGATAGTGCACGGACAACTTAAAGATAGTACGTGTAGAGTTTTTCCGGATAACGTACAATATAAATGGAAATTGAATGATGGTTCTGAGAAAACTGTCATTCCGGATGCCACTATAAATTGTCAGGTGAGAAAACGGAGAGGAAATTCTTTCCTGAATGCTCCGCAATTTGTTATGGAAGTTTTAAGTCCGTCGACGGAAAAATATGACCGTGGAGAGAAAATGGATATCTATTGTGAAGAAGAGATTGCTGAATATTGGATTGCAAATTTAAAACTTCGTCAGATAGAAATTTATGATTTGGATTATGAGAATGGAACGACCCCACGCTACTATTTGACAGATACAGTAACTGATGAAAATAAGGAAAAACTTCATTTGCATCAGTTTCCTCATATTAAAATTGATTTTGATGAATTATTTGACGGAGTAGAATGA
- a CDS encoding SH3 domain-containing protein: MAKKFRKYLLLSPAMLAAFVSAVPVMAETKAADAYTVKVESGYLAVRSEPSFDAENELEALYTGDIFYVMYDEDDTYAYGYSESGKEGYVNKNYLVEAYNIASGIRTHASEGMAWLETDYFSMYLPGDIEWEYEVVDNETIRISYTPAKEDGYGGHVVTIKAYDWSDNGYADLPSWSVAGLSNEKKFIAIYPTDVQFNPEDAGQAAEYRRLLEVAERMDCEDEKLAKDNPFDVKE; the protein is encoded by the coding sequence ATGGCGAAGAAATTCAGAAAGTATTTGTTATTATCTCCGGCGATGCTGGCGGCTTTTGTGTCAGCTGTTCCGGTTATGGCGGAAACAAAAGCGGCAGATGCATATACGGTAAAGGTGGAGAGCGGTTATCTTGCCGTGCGCTCGGAGCCGTCGTTTGATGCGGAGAATGAACTGGAGGCGCTCTATACGGGCGATATTTTTTATGTGATGTATGATGAAGACGACACATATGCATATGGGTATTCGGAATCCGGAAAAGAAGGTTACGTAAATAAAAATTATCTGGTGGAAGCTTATAACATAGCAAGCGGAATCAGGACCCATGCAAGTGAAGGCATGGCGTGGCTTGAGACGGATTATTTCAGTATGTATCTTCCGGGCGATATTGAATGGGAATATGAGGTGGTGGACAATGAAACTATCCGCATCTCCTATACACCGGCAAAGGAAGACGGGTATGGCGGACATGTGGTAACAATTAAGGCCTATGACTGGAGTGACAATGGATACGCAGATTTACCGTCCTGGTCGGTTGCAGGACTGAGTAATGAAAAGAAATTTATAGCCATTTATCCGACAGACGTGCAGTTTAATCCGGAGGATGCCGGACAGGCGGCAGAATACAGACGGCTGCTGGAGGTTGCGGAGAGAATGGACTGTGAGGACGAAAAACTGGCAAAGGACAATCCTTTTGATGTGAAAGAGTAA
- a CDS encoding HD domain-containing protein: MNYLEIKKNEEVRGYLKKGNQNLGMLGYTDHSEVHCALVAERAAYILKKFDFPEHDIELVKIAGFMHDIGNVINRSRHAEYGALLANDILKNMGAELQDRLTIISAIGNHDESTGGAVDPISAALIIADKTDVRRNRVRNKEKASFDIHDRVNYAVTEAKLKVNREKSVIALNLQVDEEICTMYEYFDIFLGRMMMCRRAAEILGAKFKLTANGSKVL; encoded by the coding sequence TTGAATTATCTGGAAATTAAGAAAAATGAAGAGGTGCGCGGCTATCTGAAAAAAGGAAATCAGAATCTGGGGATGCTGGGTTATACGGACCATTCGGAGGTGCATTGTGCGCTGGTAGCGGAACGCGCGGCGTATATTCTGAAGAAATTTGACTTTCCGGAGCATGACATTGAGCTGGTGAAAATTGCCGGTTTTATGCACGATATCGGGAATGTAATCAACCGCTCCAGACATGCGGAGTACGGCGCGCTGCTGGCAAACGATATCCTGAAAAACATGGGGGCGGAGCTGCAGGACCGTCTGACTATCATTTCTGCTATCGGGAATCACGATGAGTCCACCGGAGGAGCCGTGGACCCGATATCGGCGGCGCTTATTATCGCGGACAAAACGGATGTCCGCAGAAACCGCGTCCGCAATAAGGAAAAGGCGTCCTTTGACATCCACGACCGCGTGAATTATGCGGTTACGGAGGCGAAGCTGAAGGTAAACCGGGAGAAGAGCGTAATTGCCCTGAACCTGCAGGTGGATGAGGAAATCTGTACGATGTATGAATATTTTGACATCTTCCTTGGCAGGATGATGATGTGCCGGCGGGCGGCAGAGATACTGGGGGCGAAATTTAAACTCACGGCAAATGGAAGCAAGGTGCTGTAA